One Cervus canadensis isolate Bull #8, Minnesota chromosome 13, ASM1932006v1, whole genome shotgun sequence DNA segment encodes these proteins:
- the PANK4 gene encoding 4'-phosphopantetheine phosphatase isoform X1 produces MAECRASGSGSSGDSLDKSITLPPDEIFRNLENAKRFAIDIGGSLTKLAYYSTVQHKVAKVRSFDYSGKDTEQDHEPPYEISVQEEVTARLHFVKFENTYIEACLDFIKDHLVNTETKVIQATGGGAYKFKDLIEEKLQLKVDKEDVMTCLIKGCNFVLKNIPHEAFVYQKDSDPEFRFQTNHPNIFPYLLVNIGSGVSIVKVETEDRFEWIGGSSIGGGTFWGLGALLTKTKKFDELLQLASRGQHTNVDMLVQDIYGGAHETLGLSGNLIASSFGKSATADQEFSKEDMAKSLLHMISNDIGQLACLYARLHCLDRVYFGGFFIRGHPVTMRTITYSINFFSKGEVQALFLRHEGYLGAIGAFLKGAEQDNPNQYSWGENYAGSSGLMSSSPELCPTQRARSGTFDLLEMDRLERPLVNLPLLLDPSSYVPDTVDLTDDALARKYWLTCFEEALDGVVKRAVASQPGSVDAAERAEKFRQKYWNKLQTLRHQPFAYGTLTVRSLLDTREHCLNEFNFPDPYSKVKQKDNGVALKCFQRVVSALDALDWEERQLALVKGLLAGNVFDWGAKAVSDVLESDPQFGFEEAKKKLQERPWLVDSYGKWLQRLKGPPHKCALIFADNSGVDVILGVFPFVRELLSRGTEVILACNSGPALNDVTYNESLIVAERIAAMDPVIHSALREERLLLVQTGSSSPCLDLSRLDKGLAVLVRERGADLVVIEGMGRAVHTNYHAALCCESLKLAVIKNSWLAERLGGQLFSVIFKYEVPAE; encoded by the exons GCGGGTCACTGACCAAGCTGGCCTACTACTCCACCGTGCAGCACAAAGTCGCCAAGGTGCGGTCCTTCGACTACTCCGGCAAG GATACAGAGCAGGACCACGAGCCACCCTACGAGATCTCCGTCCAAGAGGAGGTAACCGCCAGGCTGCACTTTGTAAAGTTTGAAAACACCTACATAGAAGCCTGCCTGGACTTCATTAAAGACCACCTCGTCAACACTGAGACCAAGGTCATCCAGGCGACTGGGGGCGGTGCATACAAGTTCAAAGACCTCATCGAAGAAAAGCTGCAGCTGAA GGTTGACAAGGAGGACGTGATGACCTGCCTGATCAAGGGCTGCAACTTTGTGCTGAAGAACATCCCACACGAAGCCTTCGTGTACCAGAAAGACTCCGACCCTGAGTTCCGGTTTCAGACGAACCACCCCAACATCTTCCCATATCTCCTGGTCAACATCGGCTCAGGGGTCTCTATCGTGAAG GTGGAGACGGAGGACAGGTTCGAGTGGATTGGCGGCAGCTCCATTGGGGGTGGCACCTTCTGGGGCCTTGGGGCTCTGCTCACCAAGACGAAG AAGTTTGATGAGTTGCTGCAGCTGGCCTCCAGAGGCCAACACACGAACGTGGACATGCTGGTTCAGGACATCTATGGAGGGGCCCACGAGACCCTGGGGCTAAGTGGCAACCTCATCGCCAGCAGCTTCGGGAAGTCTGCCACTGCGGACCAAG AATTCTCCAAGGAGGACATGGCCAAGAGCCTGCTGCACATGATCAGCAATGACATCGGGCAGCTCGCCTGCCTCTACGCCAGGCTCCACTGCCTGGACCGCGTGTACTTCGGCGGCTTCTTCATCCGCGGCCATCCAGTCACCATGCGCACCATCACCTACAGCATCAACTTCTTCTCCAAG GGGGAGGTCCAGGCACTGTTCCTGAGGCACGAAGGCTACCTGGGCGCCATCGGAGCCTTTCTCAAAGGAGCTGAGCAAGACA ACCCGAACCAGTACAGCTGGGGAGAAAACTACGCCGGCAGCTCTGGGCTCATGAGCTCATCACCCGAGCTCTGCCCCACCCAGCGGGCAAGGAGCGGGACC TTTGACTTGCTGGAAATGGACCGATTGGAGAGGCCACTGGTCAACCTGCCTCTCCTTCTGGACCCATCCTCCTATGTGCCCGACACGGTCGACCTCACAGACGATGCCCTGGCCCGCAAGTACTGGCTCACTTGCTTCGAGGAGGCCCTGGACGGG GTCGTGAAACGTGCTGTGGCGAGCCAACCGGGCTCTGTGGACGCAGCCGAGAGGGCCGAGAAGTTCCGGCAGAAGTACTGGAACAAGCTGCAGACGCTGCGGCACCAGCCTTT CGCCTATGGGACCCTGACTGTGCGCAGCCTTCTGGACACAAGAGAGCACTGTCTGAATGAGTTTAACTTCCCAGACCCCTATTCCAAG GTGAAGCAGAAGGACAATGGTGTGGCGCTGAAGTGTTTCCAGAGGGTGGTCAGTGCCCTGGACGCCCTGGACTGGGAGGAGAGGCAGCTGGCCTTGGTGAAGGGGCTGCTGGCTGGCAACGTCTTTGACTGGGGCGCAAAAGCTGTCTCTGA CGTCCTTGAGTCTGACCCGCAGTTTGGGTTCGAGGAGGCGAAAAAGAAGCTGCAAG AGCGGCCCTGGCTCGTGGACTCCTACGGCAAATGGCTCCAGAGACTGAAG GGGCCCCCTCACAAATGTGCCTTAATTTTCGCAGATAACAGTGGAGTAGACGTCATTTTGGGAGTCTTCCCCTTTGTCAGGGAGCTTCTCTCTAGAGGGACGGAG GTCATCCTGGCGTGCAACTCAGGACCCGCCTTGAATGACGTGACCTACAACGAGTCCCTCATCGTGGCCGAGCGCATTGCAGCCATGGACCCCGTCATCCA CTCGGCGCTCAGAGAAGAGAGGCTCCTGCTGGTACAGACAGGCTCCAGCTCCCCGTGCCTGGACCTCAG CCGCCTGGACAAGGGGCTGGCCGTGCTGGTGCGGGAGCGTGGTGCCGACCTGGTGGTCATCGAGGGCATGGGCCGTGCCGTCCACACCAACTACCATGCGGCGCTGTGCTGTGAGAGCCTCAAGCTGGCCGTCATCAAGAACTCCTGGCTGGCTGAGCGGCTGGGTGGCCAGCTCTTCAGTGTCATCTTCAAGTATGAGGTCCCAGCTGAGTGA
- the PANK4 gene encoding 4'-phosphopantetheine phosphatase isoform X2 — MAECRASGSGSSGDSLDKSITLPPDEIFRNLENAKRFAIDIGGSLTKLAYYSTVQHKVAKVRSFDYSGKDTEQDHEPPYEISVQEEVTARLHFVKFENTYIEACLDFIKDHLVNTETKVIQATGGGAYKFKDLIEEKLQLKVDKEDVMTCLIKGCNFVLKNIPHEAFVYQKDSDPEFRFQTNHPNIFPYLLVNIGSGVSIVKVETEDRFEWIGGSSIGGGTFWGLGALLTKTKKFDELLQLASRGQHTNVDMLVQDIYGGAHETLGLSGNLIASSFGKSATADQEFSKEDMAKSLLHMISNDIGQLACLYARLHCLDRVYFGGFFIRGHPVTMRTITYSINFFSKGEVQALFLRHEGYLGAIGAFLKGAEQDNPNQYSWGENYAGSSGLMSSSPELCPTQRARSGTFDLLEMDRLERPLVNLPLLLDPSSYVPDTVDLTDDALARKYWLTCFEEALDGVVKRAVASQPGSVDAAERAEKFRQKYWNKLQTLRHQPFAYGTLTVRSLLDTREHCLNEFNFPDPYSKVKQKDNGVALKCFQRVVSALDALDWEERQLALVKGLLAGNVFDWGAKAVSDVLESDPQFGFEEAKKKLQDNSGVDVILGVFPFVRELLSRGTEVILACNSGPALNDVTYNESLIVAERIAAMDPVIHSALREERLLLVQTGSSSPCLDLSRLDKGLAVLVRERGADLVVIEGMGRAVHTNYHAALCCESLKLAVIKNSWLAERLGGQLFSVIFKYEVPAE; from the exons GCGGGTCACTGACCAAGCTGGCCTACTACTCCACCGTGCAGCACAAAGTCGCCAAGGTGCGGTCCTTCGACTACTCCGGCAAG GATACAGAGCAGGACCACGAGCCACCCTACGAGATCTCCGTCCAAGAGGAGGTAACCGCCAGGCTGCACTTTGTAAAGTTTGAAAACACCTACATAGAAGCCTGCCTGGACTTCATTAAAGACCACCTCGTCAACACTGAGACCAAGGTCATCCAGGCGACTGGGGGCGGTGCATACAAGTTCAAAGACCTCATCGAAGAAAAGCTGCAGCTGAA GGTTGACAAGGAGGACGTGATGACCTGCCTGATCAAGGGCTGCAACTTTGTGCTGAAGAACATCCCACACGAAGCCTTCGTGTACCAGAAAGACTCCGACCCTGAGTTCCGGTTTCAGACGAACCACCCCAACATCTTCCCATATCTCCTGGTCAACATCGGCTCAGGGGTCTCTATCGTGAAG GTGGAGACGGAGGACAGGTTCGAGTGGATTGGCGGCAGCTCCATTGGGGGTGGCACCTTCTGGGGCCTTGGGGCTCTGCTCACCAAGACGAAG AAGTTTGATGAGTTGCTGCAGCTGGCCTCCAGAGGCCAACACACGAACGTGGACATGCTGGTTCAGGACATCTATGGAGGGGCCCACGAGACCCTGGGGCTAAGTGGCAACCTCATCGCCAGCAGCTTCGGGAAGTCTGCCACTGCGGACCAAG AATTCTCCAAGGAGGACATGGCCAAGAGCCTGCTGCACATGATCAGCAATGACATCGGGCAGCTCGCCTGCCTCTACGCCAGGCTCCACTGCCTGGACCGCGTGTACTTCGGCGGCTTCTTCATCCGCGGCCATCCAGTCACCATGCGCACCATCACCTACAGCATCAACTTCTTCTCCAAG GGGGAGGTCCAGGCACTGTTCCTGAGGCACGAAGGCTACCTGGGCGCCATCGGAGCCTTTCTCAAAGGAGCTGAGCAAGACA ACCCGAACCAGTACAGCTGGGGAGAAAACTACGCCGGCAGCTCTGGGCTCATGAGCTCATCACCCGAGCTCTGCCCCACCCAGCGGGCAAGGAGCGGGACC TTTGACTTGCTGGAAATGGACCGATTGGAGAGGCCACTGGTCAACCTGCCTCTCCTTCTGGACCCATCCTCCTATGTGCCCGACACGGTCGACCTCACAGACGATGCCCTGGCCCGCAAGTACTGGCTCACTTGCTTCGAGGAGGCCCTGGACGGG GTCGTGAAACGTGCTGTGGCGAGCCAACCGGGCTCTGTGGACGCAGCCGAGAGGGCCGAGAAGTTCCGGCAGAAGTACTGGAACAAGCTGCAGACGCTGCGGCACCAGCCTTT CGCCTATGGGACCCTGACTGTGCGCAGCCTTCTGGACACAAGAGAGCACTGTCTGAATGAGTTTAACTTCCCAGACCCCTATTCCAAG GTGAAGCAGAAGGACAATGGTGTGGCGCTGAAGTGTTTCCAGAGGGTGGTCAGTGCCCTGGACGCCCTGGACTGGGAGGAGAGGCAGCTGGCCTTGGTGAAGGGGCTGCTGGCTGGCAACGTCTTTGACTGGGGCGCAAAAGCTGTCTCTGA CGTCCTTGAGTCTGACCCGCAGTTTGGGTTCGAGGAGGCGAAAAAGAAGCTGCAAG ATAACAGTGGAGTAGACGTCATTTTGGGAGTCTTCCCCTTTGTCAGGGAGCTTCTCTCTAGAGGGACGGAG GTCATCCTGGCGTGCAACTCAGGACCCGCCTTGAATGACGTGACCTACAACGAGTCCCTCATCGTGGCCGAGCGCATTGCAGCCATGGACCCCGTCATCCA CTCGGCGCTCAGAGAAGAGAGGCTCCTGCTGGTACAGACAGGCTCCAGCTCCCCGTGCCTGGACCTCAG CCGCCTGGACAAGGGGCTGGCCGTGCTGGTGCGGGAGCGTGGTGCCGACCTGGTGGTCATCGAGGGCATGGGCCGTGCCGTCCACACCAACTACCATGCGGCGCTGTGCTGTGAGAGCCTCAAGCTGGCCGTCATCAAGAACTCCTGGCTGGCTGAGCGGCTGGGTGGCCAGCTCTTCAGTGTCATCTTCAAGTATGAGGTCCCAGCTGAGTGA